One region of Chitinophaga varians genomic DNA includes:
- a CDS encoding valine--tRNA ligase: protein MELSKNYLPATVEDKWYQHWMDKGYFHSTPDSRQPFTVVIPPPNVTGVLHLGHTLNETVQDILVRRARMSGFNACWVPGSDHASIATEAKVVDMLKREKGIEKSQLSREEFLKHAFEWKDKYGGIIYQQIKKLGCSCDWDRVTFTMDDHYYKAVIKVFVELYNKGLIYRGARMINWDPKAKTALSDEEVEYKDIQGFLYHVKYAITDAEGKPTGEFITIATQRPETIMGDTAICVNPEDERYAHLKGHFAIVPLVNRPVPIIFDTYVDKAFGTGALKVTPAHDINDYNLGLKHNLEIIDTLNEDGTLSAAAVVFVGEDRFVARKKTVAALAEAGQLVKEEAYTTRLGYSQRNPTTVVEPRISTQWFVKMADIAKPALDAVVEGDVKIHPGDRFLATYKYWMENVKDWCISRQLWWGQQIPAWYTADGTFEVAATAEEAVAQFAKKGITLTAADLKQDEDCLDTWFSSWLWPMEVFNGISSPDNEDYKYYYPGSVLVTGQDIIFFWVARMIMAGLEFNGQKPFSDVYFTGMVRDKEGRKMSKQLGNSPDLLELIHSYGADAVRFGVMISSPAGNDLLFDTSSCDQGRNFNNKIWNALKLVKMWESRQAADDVDASGLFPIRWFQSRLNEVQAQVASLHNDFRLSEGLKALYSLIWDDFCGWYLEWVKPGFEQPISAAVYAQTVSFFEQLMQLLHPYMPFITEEIYQLLKVRDEADVLMMKQFTTPAAPVHAALLEGVLAQEVITGIRDARVKNQIKPKDPIVLHIETKHENAFKQIEDTIAKQVNAKAVHYVQEAVPGCITLVVQKDKFYLGTETVLDTTAQKESLLKDLEYQQGFLKSVENKLANERFVQNAKPEVVEAERRKKADAEAKILAITESLKSL, encoded by the coding sequence ATGGAACTTTCGAAAAATTACCTGCCTGCAACGGTTGAAGACAAATGGTACCAACACTGGATGGACAAAGGCTATTTCCACTCTACGCCGGACAGCCGCCAGCCCTTTACTGTAGTGATCCCCCCGCCTAACGTCACCGGGGTCTTGCATCTTGGCCATACCCTCAATGAAACTGTCCAGGACATACTGGTGCGCCGCGCCCGTATGAGCGGTTTCAACGCCTGCTGGGTACCCGGTTCCGACCACGCGTCCATCGCCACTGAAGCCAAAGTGGTGGACATGCTGAAACGGGAAAAAGGGATCGAAAAATCCCAGCTGTCCCGCGAGGAATTCCTCAAACACGCCTTTGAATGGAAGGACAAATACGGTGGCATCATCTACCAACAGATCAAAAAGCTCGGCTGCTCCTGCGACTGGGACAGGGTGACCTTTACCATGGACGACCACTATTATAAAGCGGTGATCAAAGTGTTCGTGGAACTTTATAATAAAGGCCTGATCTATCGCGGCGCCCGTATGATCAACTGGGACCCCAAAGCAAAAACAGCTTTGAGCGATGAGGAAGTGGAATACAAAGACATCCAGGGTTTCCTCTATCACGTGAAATATGCCATCACTGATGCGGAAGGCAAGCCTACCGGTGAATTCATTACCATCGCCACGCAGCGCCCCGAGACCATCATGGGCGACACCGCCATCTGTGTAAATCCGGAAGATGAAAGATATGCGCACCTGAAAGGCCACTTTGCCATCGTACCGCTGGTAAACCGCCCCGTGCCCATTATCTTCGATACATACGTAGACAAAGCCTTTGGTACCGGCGCACTGAAAGTGACGCCTGCACACGATATCAACGACTACAACCTCGGCCTGAAACATAACCTCGAGATCATCGACACCCTCAACGAAGACGGCACCCTGAGCGCTGCCGCCGTCGTATTTGTGGGCGAAGACCGTTTCGTGGCCCGTAAGAAAACAGTAGCCGCCCTCGCAGAGGCCGGCCAGCTGGTGAAAGAAGAAGCCTATACTACCCGCCTGGGCTACAGTCAACGTAACCCTACTACGGTAGTGGAACCGCGCATCTCCACCCAGTGGTTCGTAAAAATGGCCGATATCGCCAAACCGGCGCTGGACGCAGTTGTGGAAGGTGACGTAAAAATACATCCCGGCGACCGCTTCCTCGCGACGTACAAATACTGGATGGAAAACGTGAAGGACTGGTGTATCTCCCGTCAGCTCTGGTGGGGACAACAGATCCCTGCCTGGTACACTGCTGACGGCACCTTCGAGGTGGCCGCCACTGCGGAAGAAGCAGTAGCGCAGTTTGCAAAGAAGGGCATCACACTCACCGCGGCAGACCTGAAACAGGACGAAGACTGCCTGGATACCTGGTTCTCTTCCTGGCTCTGGCCCATGGAAGTGTTCAACGGTATTTCCAGCCCGGACAACGAAGATTACAAATACTACTACCCCGGTTCCGTACTGGTGACCGGCCAGGATATCATTTTCTTCTGGGTGGCGCGCATGATCATGGCCGGCCTGGAATTCAACGGGCAAAAGCCTTTCAGCGACGTGTACTTTACCGGCATGGTAAGAGACAAGGAAGGCCGCAAAATGAGTAAACAACTTGGCAACTCACCCGACCTGCTGGAGCTCATTCACAGCTACGGCGCCGACGCCGTACGTTTTGGCGTAATGATCAGCTCTCCGGCCGGTAACGACCTGCTGTTCGATACTTCCAGCTGCGACCAGGGCCGTAACTTCAACAATAAAATATGGAACGCCCTGAAGCTGGTGAAAATGTGGGAATCCCGTCAGGCTGCTGACGATGTGGACGCTTCCGGCCTCTTCCCGATCAGATGGTTCCAAAGCCGCCTGAACGAAGTACAGGCACAGGTAGCCTCCCTGCATAACGACTTCCGTCTCAGCGAAGGCCTGAAAGCCTTGTACAGCCTCATCTGGGACGATTTCTGCGGCTGGTACCTCGAATGGGTTAAACCTGGTTTCGAACAACCCATCTCCGCTGCGGTATACGCCCAGACGGTATCTTTCTTCGAACAACTGATGCAACTGCTGCACCCGTACATGCCGTTCATCACGGAAGAGATATACCAGTTGCTGAAAGTACGCGACGAAGCTGATGTACTGATGATGAAACAATTCACCACCCCTGCCGCCCCGGTACATGCCGCCCTGCTGGAAGGCGTACTGGCACAGGAAGTGATCACCGGCATCCGCGACGCCCGCGTTAAAAACCAGATCAAACCCAAAGACCCGATTGTACTGCATATCGAAACCAAACACGAGAATGCCTTCAAACAAATTGAAGACACCATCGCCAAACAGGTCAATGCAAAAGCAGTACATTACGTACAGGAAGCGGTGCCCGGCTGTATTACGCTCGTGGTACAGAAAGATAAATTCTACCTCGGTACCGAAACAGTACTGGACACCACCGCACAGAAAGAATCCCTGCTCAAAGATCTCGAGTATCAACAGGGCTTCCTGAAGTCAGTGGAAAACAAACTGGCCAACGAACGGTTCGTTCAAAATGCCAAACCGGAAGTTGTAGAGGCTGAAAGACGCAAGAAAGCAGACGCCGAAGCAAAAATCCTGGCGATAACGGAAAGTTTGAAATCTTTATAA
- a CDS encoding threonine aldolase family protein has translation MIDFRSDTFTRPGPGMLQAMLQAETGDDVFGEDPSVNKLEAMMADYFGKEAAIYCPSGTMSNQIAIKIHTLPGDEVVCSDLAHVYIYEGGGIAATSGAQVQAITGDRGMITAAQVEAAINNPDDVHKARTSLVCLENTSNRGGGCCYDWEEVLRIRQVCNQHKLALHIDGARLFNALVATGQDPRTYGQTFDSISVCLNKGMGCPMGSVLLGSKAFIREARRIRKRLGGGLRQAGFMAATGIYAMENNIQRLEEDHQHAKQIAAALLEKTFVGHMLPVETNILIFEVTGEWTPKKLTDHFHKEGVLVIPISPTQVRMVVHLDITPDMVAKTCQVISETM, from the coding sequence ATGATAGACTTTCGCAGCGATACTTTTACACGCCCCGGCCCTGGCATGTTACAGGCCATGTTACAGGCTGAAACAGGAGACGACGTTTTCGGTGAAGATCCCAGCGTTAATAAACTGGAAGCCATGATGGCAGATTACTTTGGCAAAGAGGCAGCCATTTACTGCCCTTCCGGCACAATGAGCAATCAGATTGCCATCAAAATACATACGTTGCCAGGGGATGAAGTGGTTTGCAGCGACCTCGCCCATGTGTATATTTATGAGGGAGGCGGCATTGCGGCCACTTCCGGCGCCCAGGTCCAGGCCATCACCGGCGACCGTGGCATGATCACCGCTGCCCAGGTGGAAGCTGCCATCAACAATCCCGACGATGTGCACAAAGCCCGCACCAGCCTAGTATGCCTCGAAAACACCTCCAACCGCGGCGGCGGATGCTGCTATGACTGGGAAGAGGTGCTCCGCATCCGGCAGGTATGCAACCAGCATAAACTGGCCCTTCATATCGACGGCGCCCGCCTCTTCAATGCCCTGGTAGCTACAGGACAAGATCCCAGGACTTACGGACAGACATTCGACAGCATCTCCGTATGCCTCAACAAAGGAATGGGCTGCCCCATGGGCTCTGTGCTCCTTGGCAGCAAAGCTTTCATCCGCGAAGCCCGCCGCATACGGAAAAGACTGGGCGGCGGCCTGCGGCAGGCAGGCTTTATGGCCGCTACCGGCATCTACGCCATGGAAAACAACATCCAGCGCCTCGAAGAAGACCATCAACACGCCAAACAAATAGCGGCTGCCCTGCTGGAGAAAACTTTCGTTGGCCATATGCTGCCCGTGGAAACCAATATCCTCATTTTCGAAGTCACCGGCGAATGGACGCCCAAAAAACTTACAGACCACTTCCACAAAGAAGGCGTACTCGTCATCCCCATCTCGCCTACGCAGGTCAGAATGGTGGTCCATCTTGATATCACACCTGACATGGTGGCGAAAACCTGCCAGGTGATCTCCGAAACCATGTAA
- a CDS encoding RNA polymerase sigma factor RpoD/SigA, protein MRQLKIATQITNRDSQAVEKYLQEISKIPLLTPEEETVLAQRIKMGDQKALERLTTGNLRFVVSVAKQYQHQGLSLSDLINEGNLGLIKAAQRFDETKGFKFISYAVWWIRQSILQALAEQGRLVRLPQNKIGTYNKANKAYMAFEQENEREPSTEELAEILEMSESEINNIFQSNTRHMSLDAPVHEAEDVAMGDLLEGGDITDDDVMRDSLREEIRRVLKSLSPREAEIVNAYFGLDGENGATIEQIGQKYDLTKERIRQIKERAIKRLQKARYSGALKSYLG, encoded by the coding sequence ATGAGGCAACTTAAAATTGCCACCCAGATCACCAATCGTGATTCGCAGGCGGTAGAAAAGTACCTGCAGGAAATCTCGAAGATCCCTTTGTTAACACCTGAGGAGGAGACCGTTTTGGCGCAGCGCATTAAAATGGGCGATCAGAAGGCTCTTGAAAGATTGACTACAGGAAACTTGCGTTTCGTGGTTTCCGTTGCCAAGCAATATCAGCACCAGGGGCTTAGCCTCAGCGACCTTATCAATGAAGGTAATTTAGGCCTGATCAAAGCTGCGCAACGTTTCGATGAAACAAAAGGTTTCAAATTCATCTCTTATGCAGTTTGGTGGATTCGCCAGTCCATCCTGCAGGCATTGGCTGAACAAGGCCGTCTTGTTCGTCTGCCACAAAACAAAATTGGCACCTATAATAAAGCGAACAAAGCTTACATGGCATTTGAACAGGAAAACGAGCGTGAACCTTCTACCGAGGAACTCGCAGAAATCCTGGAAATGTCTGAATCGGAAATTAACAACATTTTTCAGAGCAACACCCGCCATATGTCACTGGACGCTCCGGTACATGAAGCTGAAGACGTAGCTATGGGAGATCTGCTGGAAGGTGGTGACATTACCGATGACGACGTGATGAGAGATTCCCTCCGCGAGGAAATACGCCGGGTATTAAAATCCCTGAGCCCCCGCGAAGCGGAAATTGTGAATGCCTATTTCGGTCTGGATGGTGAAAACGGCGCAACAATCGAACAAATCGGACAGAAGTACGATCTGACCAAAGAAAGAATCAGGCAAATCAAGGAACGCGCTATCAAAAGGCTCCAGAAAGCACGCTATAGCGGCGCCCTGAAATCCTACCTGGGATAA
- a CDS encoding DUF4249 domain-containing protein: MRNLLMIIVAAVISLSACEKDITVNLQQQEQSLVVEGKFESNQYPQVVLTRSLGYFSQIDTAALLASFVHKAVVTVSDSVRTMTLRETIVEIPGLGPVFAYTPDTAQPSVFKGKAGNQYTLRITADNKSYEAVTTIPLQNFHLDTIWWRRTRQGDDTLKARLWARITDAATPGNYARYFTRTNKGPFLAGLNSTLDDQVVNGTTFEIPVDAGVDKSKRVDPETNGFFNRGDTVTLKFCNIDKATYTFWRALDFAYSSNGNPFASPTKIMGNVPGAIGYWGGYAVTYKTVIIRK, encoded by the coding sequence ATGCGCAACCTCCTGATGATCATAGTGGCTGCAGTAATATCGCTCTCCGCCTGCGAGAAAGACATTACCGTCAACCTGCAACAACAGGAGCAGTCGCTGGTGGTGGAAGGTAAATTTGAATCCAACCAGTACCCGCAGGTAGTGCTTACCCGCAGCCTCGGCTACTTCTCTCAGATAGATACCGCTGCATTACTGGCTTCCTTTGTACACAAAGCCGTGGTGACCGTCTCCGATAGTGTCCGCACCATGACACTCCGGGAAACAATTGTGGAAATACCTGGCCTGGGCCCCGTTTTCGCCTATACGCCGGATACTGCCCAACCATCCGTCTTCAAAGGAAAAGCCGGCAACCAGTATACACTAAGAATAACTGCTGACAATAAGTCATATGAGGCGGTGACAACTATACCACTGCAGAATTTTCACCTGGACACCATCTGGTGGCGTCGCACAAGACAGGGCGACGATACGCTGAAAGCCCGCCTGTGGGCCAGGATCACGGATGCAGCTACCCCCGGTAATTATGCCCGGTACTTCACCCGGACCAACAAAGGGCCCTTTCTGGCCGGGTTGAATTCCACCCTGGACGACCAGGTGGTGAACGGCACAACATTTGAAATTCCTGTGGACGCCGGCGTGGACAAAAGCAAACGTGTAGACCCGGAGACCAACGGCTTTTTTAACAGAGGAGATACGGTGACGCTCAAATTCTGTAACATCGATAAAGCCACCTACACCTTCTGGCGGGCACTCGATTTTGCCTACAGCAGCAACGGCAACCCGTTCGCATCTCCTACTAAAATCATGGGAAATGTGCCCGGCGCCATCGGTTACTGGGGCGGTTATGCAGTCACCTATAAAACAGTTATTATCAGGAAATAA
- the trxB gene encoding thioredoxin-disulfide reductase, with protein MENKQQEHVHLLIIGSGPAGYTAAIYASRANLKPVLYQGIQPGGQLTITTEVENYPGYPEGIQGPEMMVDFEKQATRMGADIRYGMATSVDFSKQPYKVIIDEEKEITADAIIIATGASAKWLGLPSEQRLNGSGVSACAVCDGFFFRGKEVAIVGAGDTAAEEALYLSKMCSTVHMLVRKHEMRASKVMQDRVLKTSNIIVYWNTETDEVLGENKVEAVRVRNNQTGEKKDVPVSAFFVAIGHQPNSAIFKDYLQLDEQDYIVTVPGSSRTSVEGVFACGDVQDKIYRQAVTAAGSGCMAALDAERYLSAKEHQ; from the coding sequence ATGGAAAACAAACAACAAGAACATGTGCATCTGTTGATCATCGGTTCCGGCCCCGCCGGCTATACCGCTGCAATATATGCCTCAAGAGCCAACCTTAAACCAGTATTGTACCAGGGTATTCAACCCGGTGGCCAGCTGACCATCACCACCGAAGTTGAAAATTATCCCGGATATCCTGAAGGTATTCAAGGCCCGGAAATGATGGTGGACTTCGAAAAACAAGCTACCCGCATGGGCGCCGATATCCGCTATGGTATGGCCACATCGGTGGACTTCAGCAAACAACCATATAAAGTAATCATCGACGAAGAAAAAGAAATCACTGCTGACGCTATCATCATCGCAACAGGCGCCTCCGCCAAATGGCTGGGACTCCCGTCCGAACAACGGCTCAACGGTTCCGGCGTTTCCGCCTGCGCCGTGTGCGACGGTTTCTTCTTCCGTGGTAAAGAGGTGGCCATCGTAGGCGCCGGCGATACCGCTGCTGAAGAGGCCCTCTACCTCTCCAAAATGTGCTCCACCGTACACATGCTGGTACGCAAGCACGAAATGCGCGCCTCTAAAGTAATGCAGGACCGCGTCCTCAAAACTTCCAATATCATCGTATACTGGAACACCGAAACAGATGAAGTACTTGGCGAAAACAAAGTAGAAGCTGTCAGAGTGCGTAATAACCAAACCGGCGAGAAAAAAGACGTTCCGGTAAGCGCGTTCTTCGTGGCTATCGGTCACCAGCCTAACTCCGCCATCTTTAAAGATTATCTGCAACTGGACGAACAGGATTATATCGTGACCGTTCCGGGCAGCAGCCGTACCAGCGTGGAAGGCGTGTTCGCCTGCGGCGACGTACAGGACAAAATCTACCGCCAGGCTGTAACTGCTGCAGGCAGCGGTTGTATGGCAGCCCTCGATGCGGAAAGATACCTGTCTGCTAAAGAACACCAATAA
- the folB gene encoding dihydroneopterin aldolase, with protein MLTIALEQAAFRAYHGLYPEETVIGNDFLLDISVRIPGSVTIDDLTDTVNYQGIYEIAKEIMAQPKPLLEEVVYALSDTLKARYPAIQYSTVTLRKLNPPMGASIRNSLVSLEKEY; from the coding sequence ATGCTTACTATCGCGCTCGAACAAGCTGCTTTCCGCGCCTATCATGGCCTGTATCCGGAAGAAACCGTGATCGGCAATGATTTTCTCCTCGATATTTCTGTTCGTATACCTGGCTCCGTTACCATCGACGATCTTACTGATACTGTGAACTATCAGGGAATCTATGAAATAGCCAAAGAAATCATGGCGCAACCCAAACCGCTGCTGGAAGAAGTGGTCTACGCCCTGTCCGATACCCTGAAGGCACGTTATCCTGCTATCCAATACAGTACTGTCACCCTCCGGAAACTGAACCCGCCAATGGGTGCCAGCATCCGTAATTCACTGGTGTCACTGGAAAAGGAATACTAA
- a CDS encoding MATE family efflux transporter codes for MQLEVNNRQIIKIAAPICLALIIPQFNHMTNTAFLGRLGELELAANGIAGIYYLVMYMIAYGLNNGLQVLIARRAGQQQYSNIGRLFANGLEVGAFFSLLAILITLAVAPYFFSKTLHNQEILAAAVSFIRIRIWGLPFLMMLSMANAFYIGSGNSRVLAVTSLCQETINIFFDYTLIFGKLGLPALGLNGAAVASIIAEITGCSVAFSIIFLKKHHIRYSLFTYIRPNREIIRNILNVSAPLIVQFLFSIGSWFVFFIFIEHLGERPLAISNMLRSIFGFFGIFTWALAATCNTMVSNIIGQGKEQLVFKVIRNIAAISLGCATVVCVLVNLFPYTILHIYTNDAPLITAAIPSIRVITLSTLLMAVAAVVLSGVTGTGNTRMNLFTECTAVVGYLIYCDIVIERMRSPLHLAWGADFIYWILIFGLSAWYLKSGKWKGKVI; via the coding sequence ATGCAACTGGAAGTTAACAACCGGCAGATCATTAAAATCGCCGCCCCTATATGCCTGGCACTGATCATCCCTCAGTTTAACCACATGACCAACACCGCTTTCCTCGGCCGGCTGGGCGAGCTGGAGCTGGCAGCCAATGGTATCGCCGGTATTTATTACCTCGTGATGTATATGATCGCCTATGGGCTTAACAACGGCCTGCAGGTACTGATAGCCCGCCGGGCGGGTCAACAGCAATACAGCAACATTGGCAGGCTTTTCGCCAACGGGCTGGAAGTGGGCGCCTTCTTTTCGCTGTTGGCTATCCTGATCACGCTGGCGGTGGCCCCTTATTTTTTTTCGAAAACGCTTCACAACCAGGAGATCCTTGCTGCAGCGGTTTCGTTCATCCGTATCCGTATCTGGGGCCTTCCCTTCCTGATGATGCTGAGCATGGCCAACGCCTTTTACATCGGCAGCGGCAATTCCCGCGTGCTGGCTGTCACCTCACTGTGCCAGGAAACGATCAATATCTTTTTTGACTACACGCTGATTTTCGGGAAACTGGGCTTACCCGCCCTTGGACTGAACGGGGCAGCGGTGGCTTCCATTATTGCGGAGATCACCGGGTGTTCGGTAGCTTTCAGTATCATCTTCCTCAAAAAACACCATATCAGGTATAGCCTGTTCACCTACATACGGCCTAACCGGGAGATTATCCGGAACATCCTCAACGTGTCTGCCCCGTTGATTGTGCAGTTCCTTTTCAGCATTGGCAGCTGGTTTGTCTTTTTCATTTTCATTGAGCACCTGGGAGAAAGGCCGCTGGCGATTTCCAATATGCTGCGCAGTATTTTCGGTTTTTTCGGCATTTTCACCTGGGCACTGGCAGCCACCTGTAATACCATGGTAAGTAATATCATCGGACAGGGCAAGGAACAACTGGTCTTTAAAGTCATCCGGAACATCGCCGCTATCAGTCTGGGTTGTGCCACGGTCGTTTGTGTCCTGGTGAACCTCTTCCCCTATACCATCCTGCATATTTATACCAACGATGCTCCGTTGATCACTGCGGCAATCCCTTCCATCCGTGTCATTACCCTCAGCACCCTGCTGATGGCGGTAGCGGCGGTAGTGCTCAGCGGCGTTACCGGTACCGGGAATACGCGGATGAACCTTTTCACTGAATGTACTGCGGTGGTGGGTTATCTGATTTATTGTGATATCGTGATAGAACGGATGCGCAGCCCGCTGCACCTGGCCTGGGGTGCAGATTTCATCTATTGGATATTGATATTCGGGCTCAGTGCCTGGTATCTGAAAAGTGGTAAATGGAAAGGGAAAGTGATTTAA
- a CDS encoding DUF3822 family protein, translating to MPVAYNIHPAFTVDDETLLGTDLTACHLLVLVGGGTFSYVVFDPAAKKFLALKSYHFQPQKLAMADLEMIEEVFDADKLLFTAFKSVLLAFDNGGGVLVPQVYYMPSLKKDYLHLSQPEKMQEAILADLLPGLPMVNIFSVDKDLLGFLRKEFSTDLVVHANSALLQAYPLDLDYRAPEGIAFVHVQRQSFTLTIYVNGKLIIQQDGEYQAGLDVVYQLVNTLRQLGLNEQQVKVKLGGVVATDSVVYQEMYKFISKLEWVQRLPGFSYITPMQEIPGYYFHNLYALALCV from the coding sequence ATGCCCGTGGCTTACAACATCCATCCTGCATTTACAGTAGATGATGAAACTTTACTGGGGACCGATCTTACGGCCTGTCACCTGCTGGTGCTGGTTGGCGGCGGTACTTTCAGTTATGTGGTGTTTGATCCCGCAGCGAAAAAATTCCTGGCGCTTAAATCCTACCATTTCCAGCCACAGAAACTGGCCATGGCCGATCTGGAAATGATAGAAGAGGTGTTTGACGCAGACAAACTGCTGTTTACCGCCTTTAAATCCGTACTGCTGGCTTTTGACAACGGCGGTGGCGTACTGGTGCCACAGGTATATTATATGCCTTCGCTGAAAAAAGACTACCTCCACCTGTCACAACCGGAAAAAATGCAGGAAGCCATCCTGGCCGATCTGCTGCCGGGACTGCCTATGGTGAATATATTCAGCGTGGACAAAGACCTGCTGGGGTTCCTGCGTAAGGAATTCTCCACAGACCTGGTGGTACACGCCAACTCTGCTCTGCTGCAGGCTTATCCGCTGGACCTGGACTATCGGGCGCCTGAAGGAATAGCTTTTGTGCATGTACAGCGGCAGTCTTTTACATTGACTATTTACGTGAACGGGAAACTTATCATCCAGCAGGATGGTGAGTACCAGGCAGGGCTCGATGTGGTATATCAACTGGTAAATACCCTTCGCCAGCTGGGACTCAATGAGCAGCAGGTAAAGGTGAAGCTCGGAGGGGTGGTGGCCACAGACAGCGTGGTTTACCAGGAGATGTATAAATTCATCTCCAAACTGGAATGGGTGCAACGACTGCCGGGATTTAGCTATATCACGCCCATGCAGGAAATACCAGGCTATTATTTTCATAACTTGTATGCGTTAGCATTATGCGTATAA
- a CDS encoding RsmD family RNA methyltransferase: MPNTRPTTDIAKGGLFNIIENNLDIPSLKTLDIFGGTGSISYELASRGATDMTIVEKDHAMAEFITKTAALLDIPTLKVVRMDVFKYLQQCNEKFDFIFADPPYAMEAMYKLPGIIFEQQLLNPEGWLVIEHTRQNDFRDYSYYRSERSYGGTTFSIFINREELKR, from the coding sequence ATGCCTAATACAAGGCCTACTACAGACATTGCCAAAGGCGGACTGTTTAATATTATCGAGAACAACCTGGATATTCCTTCTTTAAAAACACTCGACATTTTTGGCGGTACCGGCAGCATCAGCTATGAGCTGGCTTCCAGGGGAGCCACCGACATGACCATCGTGGAGAAAGACCACGCAATGGCTGAATTCATCACCAAGACAGCCGCTCTGCTGGACATCCCCACCCTGAAGGTAGTGCGGATGGACGTTTTTAAATACCTGCAGCAGTGTAACGAAAAATTCGATTTCATTTTTGCCGACCCGCCTTATGCCATGGAAGCCATGTATAAACTGCCAGGGATCATTTTTGAGCAACAACTGCTCAATCCCGAAGGCTGGCTGGTCATAGAACATACCCGGCAGAACGATTTCCGGGACTATAGTTATTATCGCTCCGAAAGGAGTTATGGCGGGACCACCTTCTCGATTTTCATTAACCGGGAAGAGCTGAAACGCTGA
- the coaD gene encoding pantetheine-phosphate adenylyltransferase — protein MRTCLFPGTFDPITLGHTDIIDRGLGLFDRLVVGIGTNSAKTPMFSLEERIEWIREIYKNDPRVEVAVYQGLTINFCKEIGASFILRGIRYVSDFEYEKAIADVNRTIAPDIETIFLTTTPQYSSVASTLVRDIYRNGGDVQPFLHKVVLEGIQQHKR, from the coding sequence ATGAGGACTTGTTTATTTCCGGGTACTTTCGATCCCATTACGCTGGGCCATACCGATATCATTGACCGGGGACTGGGCCTGTTTGACCGCCTCGTGGTGGGTATCGGCACCAACAGCGCCAAAACGCCCATGTTTTCGCTGGAAGAGCGTATCGAATGGATCAGGGAGATCTATAAAAACGACCCAAGGGTGGAAGTGGCCGTTTATCAGGGGTTGACCATCAACTTCTGCAAGGAAATAGGTGCCAGCTTCATCCTGCGTGGTATCCGTTACGTGAGTGATTTTGAATATGAAAAAGCCATTGCGGATGTAAACCGGACCATTGCCCCTGACATAGAAACGATTTTCCTGACCACCACGCCGCAGTATTCCAGTGTGGCATCCACGCTGGTGCGGGATATTTACCGGAATGGGGGAGACGTACAGCCTTTCCTCCATAAGGTGGTACTGGAAGGTATTCAACAACATAAGCGATAA
- a CDS encoding hotdog fold thioesterase: MKAIWHSLNVSLDTLNELSENTMGTHLGMEFTEIGPDYLKMMMPVDNRTKQPYGLLHGGASVALAETVGSMASGLIIDPDKQICVGMEISANHLRGVKSGYVHACAKPLHIGATSHVWDIRITDDQHKLICVSRLTMAILAKR; this comes from the coding sequence ATGAAAGCGATCTGGCATTCCCTGAACGTATCATTGGACACACTCAACGAGCTGAGTGAAAATACCATGGGAACTCATCTGGGAATGGAGTTTACTGAAATAGGCCCGGATTATCTGAAGATGATGATGCCGGTAGACAACCGTACCAAACAACCATATGGCCTGTTACATGGTGGCGCTTCTGTGGCGCTGGCCGAAACTGTAGGCAGTATGGCTTCCGGGTTGATCATCGACCCCGACAAACAAATCTGTGTAGGGATGGAAATCAGTGCCAATCACCTGAGGGGAGTAAAAAGCGGGTATGTGCATGCCTGTGCCAAACCGTTGCATATAGGCGCTACCAGCCATGTATGGGATATCCGGATTACGGACGACCAACATAAACTTATCTGTGTGAGCCGGCTTACCATGGCTATTCTGGCCAAAAGATAA